In Brassica rapa cultivar Chiifu-401-42 chromosome A06, CAAS_Brap_v3.01, whole genome shotgun sequence, a single window of DNA contains:
- the LOC103871869 gene encoding pentatricopeptide repeat-containing protein At1g10910, chloroplastic — translation METPLLGFEPRCPHLFITNSRPSSSLPHSTLSVRTLTATTVVKSPATVVVVVAEAPRTKPHSKSFLSRKSAISEIEQSPDFLSSLQRFARVLKVQDLNVILRDFGISGRWQDLIQLFDWMQQHGKVSDSTYSSCIKFVGAKSVSKALEIYQSIPDESTKTNVYICNSILSCLVKNGKLESCIKLFDQMKRDGLKPDVVTYNTLLAGFIKVKNGFPKAMELVGELPHNGIKMDGVMYGTVLAICASNGRCEEAESFVQQMKDEGHSPNIYHYSSLLNSYSWKGDYKKADELMAEMKSVGLVPNKVMMTTLLKVYIKGGLFERSRELLSELESAGYAENEMPYCMLMDGLSKTGKLEEAMTIFDDMKVKGVKSDGYANSIMIAALCRSKRFEEAKQLARDSETTYEKCDLVMLNTMLCAYCRAGEMESVMRMMKKMDEQAVSPDYNTFHILIKYFIKEKLHLLAYQTLLDMHSKGHRLEEELCSSLIYHLGKVRAHSEAFSVYNMLRYSKRTICKDLHEKILHILIHGKLFKDAYVVVKDNAKVISQPTLKRFCKAFMVSGNINLVNDVLKVLHGSGHKIDQVQFEIAIARYISQPDKKELLLQLLQWMPGQGYVVDSSTRNLVLKQSHLFGRQLIAEILSKHHIVSRTMVRSRSEPKFSRGQRGK, via the exons ATGGAGACGCCACTTCTGGGCTTCGAACCACGGTGTCCTCATCTCTTCATCACCAACTCTCGCCCCTCTTCCTCTCTCCCCCACTCCACCCTCTCCGTACGAACTCTCACAGCAACCACCGTCGTGAAATCACCGGCCAccgtagtagtagtagtagcagAAGCTCCTCGCACAAAGCCTCACTCCAAATCCTTCCTTTCGAGAAAATCCGCAATCTCTGAGATTGAACAGTCCCCTGACTTCCTCTCCTCTCTCCAGAG ATTCGCTAGAGTTTTGAAAGTCCAAGACTTGAACGTGATTCTTCGTGATTTCGGAATCTCCGGACGCTGGCAGGATCTTATACAG CTCTTTGATTGGATGCAACAACATGGTAAAGTTAGTGACTCAACTTACAGCAGCTGCATCAAGTTTGTTGGAGCTAAAAGCGTCTCAAAGGCTCTAGAGATATACCAAAGCATCCCTGACGAGTCTACCAAAACCAATGTCTATATATGTAACTCCATCCTTAGCTGTCTGGTGAAGAACGGGAAGCTTGAAAGCTGCATCAAGTTGTTTGATCAGATGAAGCGTGATGGTTTGAAACCAGATGTTGTTACTTATAATACG CTGCTTGCAGGTTTCATCAAGGTGAAAAATGGGTTTCCTAAGGCTATGGAGCTCGTTGGAGAGCTGCCGCATAATGGGATAAAGATGGATGGTGTGATGTATGGGACTGTCTTGGCCATTTGTGCTTCGAATGGTCGATGTGAAGAAGCTGAAAGCTTTGTCCAGCAGATGAAAGATGAAGGTCATTCCCCCAATATTTATCATTACAGCTCCTTGCTCAATTCTTATTCTTGGAAAGGAGATTACAAGAAAGCTGATGAGCTGATGGCCGAGATGAAATCAGTAGGATTAGTGCCAAACAAG GTGATGATGACAACTTTACTAAAGGTTTATATTAAAGGAGGTTTGTTTGAAAGGTCAAGAGAATTACTCTCTGAGCTTGAATCTGCAGGCTACGCCGAAAACGAG ATGCCATATTGTATGCTGATGGATGGTCTTTCAAAGACGGGGAAGTTAGAAGAAGCAATGACAATCTTTGATGATATGAAAGTGAAAGGTGTTAAATCTG ATGGCTATGCAAACAGCATCATGATAGCTGCTTTATGTAGAAGCAAGCGCTTCGAGGAGGCAAAACAACTTGCAAGGGACTCTGAAACCACTTATGAAAAATGCGACTTGGTAATGTTAAACACAATGCTCTGCGCCTATTGCAGAGCGGGAGAAATGGAAAGTGTTATGcggatgatgaagaagatggaTGAGCAAGCCGTTAGTCCTGACTACAACACTTTCCATATCTTgataaaatatttcatcaagGAGAAACTGCACCTGCTTGCGTACCAAACCTTGCTTGACATGCATAGTAAAGGCCACCGGCTTGAGGAG GAGCTTTGTTCGTCCTTGATATACCATCTCGGTAAAGTTAGAGCTCATTCAGAAGCGTTCTCGGTCTACAATATGCTGAGATACAGCAAAAGAACTATATGCAAGGATCTGCATGAGAAGATTCTTCACATTCTAATCCATGGGAAACTCTTTAAAGACGCATACGTTGTAGTGAAG GACAATGCAAAGGTGATCTCACAGCCTACTTTGAAGAGATTTTGTAAAGCTTTTATGGTCTCGGggaatattaatttagtgaacgATGTTCTGAAGGTCTTGCATGGTTCTGGCCACAAAATCGATCAG GTTCAGTTTGAGATTGCGATTGCACGATACATTTCACAGCCAGATAAAAAGGAGTTACTTCTTCAACTACTACAATGGATGCCTGGTCAAGGATATGTTGTTGACTCCTCGACAAGAAACCTTGTTCTTAAGCAATCTCATTTGTTTGGTCGGCAACTCATCGCAGAGATCTTGTCCAAGCATCATATCGTCTCAAGGACGATGGTAAGATCTCGATCGGAGCCGAAGTTTAGTAGAGGTCAGAGAGGTAAATAA
- the LOC103871868 gene encoding serine/threonine-protein kinase SRK2A codes for MEKYELVKDIGAGNFGVARLMKVKDSKELVAMKYIERGPKIDENVAREIINHRSLRHPNIIRFKEVVLTPTHLAIAMEYAAGGELFERICSAGRFSEDEARYFFQQLISGVSYCHAMQICHRDLKLENTLLDGSPAPRLKICDFGYSKSSLLHSRPKSTVGTPAYIAPEVLSRREYDGKMADVWSCGVTLYVMLVGAYPFEDQEDPKNFRKTIQKIMAVQYKIPDYVHISQDCKHLLSRIFVANSVKRITIAEIKKHPWFTKNLPRELTETAQAAYFKKENPTFSAQTAEEIMKIVDDAKTPPPVSRSIGGFGWGGEGDAEGKEEEEVDEEEVEEEEDEEDEYDKTVKEAHASGEVIIS; via the exons ATGGAGAAGTACGAGCTGGTGAAAGACATAGGAGCTGGGAACTTCGGAGTCGCCAGGCTCATGAAGGTCAAAGACTCCAAGGAGCTCGTTGCCATGAAGTACATCGAGCGTGGTCCCAAG ATTGATGAGAATGTGGCAAGAGAGATCATCAATCACAGATCACTTCGCCATCCTAATATAATCCGCTTTAAGGAG GTTGTGTTGACTCCAACTCATCTTGCCATTGCCATGGAGTATGCTGCTGGTGGTGAACTTTTCGAGAGGATCTGCAGTGCTGGAAGATTCAGTGAGGATGAG GCGAGATACTTCTTCCAGCAGCTTATATCAGGTGTTAGCTATTGCCATGCTATG CAAATATGCCACAGAGATCTGAAGCTCGAGAACACACTCCTAGATGGTAGTCCTGCTCCACGTCTCAAAATCTGTGATTTTGGTTATTCCAAG TCCTCTCTACTACACTCGAGGCCTAAATCAACTGTTGGAACTCCAGCATATATTGCACCTGAGGTCCTTTCTCGGAGAGAATATGATGGCAAG ATGGCTGATGTATGGTCTTGTGGTGTAACTCTTTATGTCATGCTTGTTGGAGCATACCCTTTTGAAGACCAGGAAGACCCCAAAAACTTCAGGAAAACAATACAA AAAATCATGGCTGTTCAGTACAAGATCCCGGACTACGTCCACATCTCACAAGATTGCAAACATCTCCTTTCCCGTATATTTGTGGCCAACTCAGTCAAG AGGATAACCATTGCGGAAATCAAGAAACACCCATGGTTCACGAAGAACTTGCCAAGGGAGCTCACAGAGACGGCTCAAGCTGCATATTTCAAGAAAGAGAATCCAACCTTCTCCGCCCAGACCGCTGAAGAGATCATGAAGATAGTGGATGACGCCAAAACGCCTCCCCCTGTTTCCCGCTCCATAGGAGGGTTTGGCTGGGGAGGGGAGGGAGATGCAGAGGGGAAAGAGGAAGAGGAGGTGGATGAAGAGGAggtggaggaagaggaagatgaagaagatgaatatGATAAGACTGTAAAGGAAGCACACGCGAGTGGAGAAGTGATAATCAGTTGA